A section of the Agrobacterium tumefaciens genome encodes:
- a CDS encoding MDR family MFS transporter, with amino-acid sequence MDMSTAPVAPLVSDHRRRLIVFLFLMLAMFMATLDNQIVSTALPTIVGEFGALERFGWIGSAYLLATSAVMPVYGKLGDLFGRKYVMIAAVVIFTLGSLACGLAWSMDSLIAARVLQGLGGGGIMVSIFSVNADLFEPRERARYQSYSSLTIMASGSVGPILGGTMSDLFGWRSIFLINLPLGIIVITGLALMLPYRRPARQPKIDYLGAVLLAATIASVVFWADSSELFGSLIAAPSLGIIAFAVIAAFLWVQVERRAPEPVVPLRLFKDSTFPLLMIVSLTSGGIGIGMVNYYALFLQTTTGLSPSHAGLFFIAVTGGIVMGSLSAGRLISLTGVYKPFSVAGLSVNVVVMLLFTQMHAGTPLWLIAVLMLAQGFAVGLGQQAPIIGVQNSAPKADIGAASGAVTLTRMGGAAIAISVYGAIVSSSLKGVAIDIPGVGKIEELTPKMLSELPAASQAAVASLYSDAFTPLFFAAAATAAIGLAAALMLKPVRLPAAVEAKPAEVAGE; translated from the coding sequence ATGGATATGTCCACCGCGCCTGTGGCGCCGCTTGTGTCCGATCACCGGCGCAGGCTCATCGTCTTTCTGTTCCTGATGCTGGCCATGTTCATGGCCACCCTCGACAACCAGATCGTCTCGACAGCGCTTCCCACCATCGTCGGCGAGTTCGGCGCGCTGGAACGCTTCGGCTGGATCGGTTCCGCCTACCTTCTGGCAACCAGCGCGGTTATGCCCGTTTATGGCAAGCTTGGCGATCTCTTTGGCCGCAAATATGTGATGATCGCGGCAGTGGTCATCTTCACGCTCGGCTCGCTCGCCTGCGGGCTGGCATGGTCGATGGACAGTCTGATTGCCGCCCGTGTGTTGCAGGGGCTCGGCGGCGGCGGCATCATGGTATCGATCTTCTCCGTCAACGCCGATCTGTTCGAACCGCGCGAACGCGCCCGTTACCAGAGCTATTCCAGCCTTACCATCATGGCGTCAGGCAGCGTCGGCCCTATCCTCGGCGGCACGATGAGTGATCTCTTCGGCTGGCGGTCGATCTTCCTGATCAACCTGCCGCTCGGCATCATCGTTATTACGGGTCTCGCCCTGATGCTGCCTTACCGCCGTCCGGCGCGGCAGCCGAAGATCGATTATCTCGGCGCGGTCCTTCTCGCCGCCACCATCGCCAGCGTGGTTTTCTGGGCGGATAGCAGTGAACTGTTCGGATCGCTGATCGCCGCTCCGAGCCTCGGCATCATCGCCTTTGCCGTCATTGCGGCATTTCTCTGGGTGCAGGTGGAGCGCCGCGCGCCGGAACCGGTTGTGCCATTGCGCCTCTTCAAGGACAGCACCTTTCCGTTGCTGATGATCGTCTCGCTCACCAGCGGCGGCATCGGCATCGGGATGGTCAATTATTATGCCCTGTTCCTGCAAACGACCACTGGCCTTTCGCCCTCCCATGCCGGGCTGTTCTTCATTGCCGTCACAGGCGGCATCGTCATGGGTTCGTTGTCAGCAGGACGGCTGATTTCGCTCACCGGCGTCTACAAGCCTTTCTCGGTCGCTGGCCTCTCCGTCAATGTTGTCGTCATGCTGCTCTTCACGCAGATGCATGCGGGAACGCCGTTGTGGCTGATCGCGGTGCTGATGCTGGCGCAGGGTTTCGCGGTCGGCCTCGGCCAGCAGGCGCCGATCATCGGCGTGCAGAATTCGGCCCCCAAGGCCGACATCGGCGCGGCGAGCGGCGCGGTGACCCTGACCCGCATGGGCGGCGCGGCAATCGCCATTTCGGTCTATGGCGCCATTGTCTCGTCAAGTCTGAAGGGCGTTGCGATTGATATTCCGGGTGTGGGCAAGATCGAGGAGCTGACCCCGAAAATGCTCTCCGAACTGCCCGCCGCTTCCCAAGCCGCCGTCGCCTCGCTTTACTCTGATGCGTTCACGCCGCTGTTCTTCGCAGCCGCCGCGACAGCCGCCATCGGCCTTGCCGCCGCACTGATGCTGAAACCGGTGCGGCTGCCGGCCGCGGTTGAGGCGAAACCAGCGGAAGTGGCGGGGGAGTAG
- a CDS encoding MarR family winged helix-turn-helix transcriptional regulator, translating into MAGEEDWNEDLPEDIKRIGNTMTRMRIMVGRRMIGRMALAKFAPGLELSHIDVLDILRRAQGDVTVGAIAEGMRIDPSRGSRVVADMVARGLLRRSVSQEDARRSIVEITPLGTSLLQGMRSTKMGIITDVMDGWPQEDVETFARLFERFIDRFESRLSPDTDAVTDQKKS; encoded by the coding sequence GTGGCGGGCGAGGAAGACTGGAACGAGGATTTACCCGAGGATATCAAGCGGATCGGCAACACCATGACGCGCATGCGCATCATGGTGGGGCGCCGCATGATCGGACGCATGGCGCTGGCCAAATTCGCGCCGGGTCTCGAACTTTCCCATATCGATGTCCTCGACATCCTGCGACGGGCGCAAGGAGACGTGACGGTTGGCGCTATTGCCGAGGGGATGCGCATCGACCCCTCGCGTGGCAGCCGCGTGGTTGCCGACATGGTGGCGCGCGGCCTGTTGAGGCGCAGCGTTTCCCAGGAAGATGCGCGCCGCTCGATCGTCGAAATCACGCCACTTGGCACCAGCCTGCTTCAAGGCATGCGCAGCACCAAGATGGGCATCATCACGGACGTCATGGACGGATGGCCGCAGGAGGATGTGGAGACATTCGCACGGCTTTTCGAGCGATTTATCGACAGGTTCGAGAGCCGCCTATCGCCGGATACTGACGCCGTTACGGATCAGAAAAAATCATAG
- a CDS encoding glutathione S-transferase family protein, with protein MLTIYGVYRSRATRTLWLAGELGIDFKHVPVIQARRLADPLAADAPLNTLSPAFLAINPMGTIPCIEDEGMVLYESMAINLYLARKYGGPLAPVDLKEDAAMLQWSFFAATEIETNALKISSAIAEGLSESDAGKAVIDVAARLLKRPLRVLEQHLSSHDYLVGDRFTVADLNAAEIVRYAQGHQPLFAAHPALKDWLDRCQARTAFKAMWDTRAAEAA; from the coding sequence ATGTTGACGATTTATGGTGTCTACCGTTCGCGCGCCACGCGCACGCTGTGGCTTGCGGGTGAACTGGGCATAGACTTCAAGCATGTGCCGGTCATTCAGGCCCGCCGGCTTGCCGATCCGCTGGCGGCGGATGCGCCGCTCAACACGCTCTCGCCCGCTTTCCTCGCCATCAACCCGATGGGGACCATTCCCTGCATCGAGGATGAGGGCATGGTGCTCTACGAATCCATGGCGATCAATCTCTACCTCGCCCGCAAATATGGCGGCCCACTTGCGCCTGTCGATTTGAAGGAGGACGCCGCCATGCTGCAATGGTCGTTTTTTGCCGCGACGGAAATCGAAACGAACGCGCTGAAGATTTCATCCGCCATTGCCGAGGGCCTTTCGGAAAGCGACGCCGGCAAGGCAGTGATCGATGTGGCCGCTCGCCTGCTTAAGCGTCCCCTCAGGGTTCTTGAACAGCACCTGTCCAGCCACGACTATCTGGTGGGCGATCGTTTCACCGTCGCCGATCTCAACGCGGCGGAAATCGTTCGTTACGCGCAGGGACACCAGCCACTTTTCGCCGCCCATCCCGCCCTGAAAGACTGGCTCGACCGCTGCCAGGCGCGCACGGCGTTCAAGGCGATGTGGGACACGCGCGCGGCCGAGGCGGCTTGA
- a CDS encoding glutathione S-transferase family protein, which translates to MFTLFFSPGSCSRASHIALEESGLPYKAHRVNFAEGEQRSEAFLKINPKGRVPALATASGVLTETPAILAFIAQMAPEKKLAPLDDPFEFALMQSFNGFISSTVHVAHAHGRRGSRWASKDSSLEDMKAKVPQTMGECFELIEHGMLHGPWVLGTAYSVADPYLFVMSGWLESDGVDIARFPKVHDHFRRMNDRPAVQRALAGERG; encoded by the coding sequence ATGTTCACATTGTTTTTCTCCCCCGGTTCCTGCTCCCGCGCCAGCCATATCGCGCTGGAGGAATCCGGCCTGCCTTACAAGGCCCACCGCGTCAATTTCGCGGAAGGCGAGCAACGCTCCGAGGCATTTTTGAAGATCAATCCCAAGGGCCGCGTGCCAGCGCTGGCGACGGCGAGCGGCGTGCTGACGGAGACGCCCGCCATCCTCGCCTTCATTGCCCAGATGGCGCCGGAAAAGAAGCTTGCGCCGCTCGACGATCCCTTTGAATTTGCACTGATGCAATCGTTCAACGGCTTCATTTCATCGACGGTACACGTCGCTCACGCCCATGGCCGTCGCGGCAGTCGCTGGGCGAGCAAGGATAGCTCGCTTGAAGATATGAAAGCCAAGGTGCCGCAGACCATGGGCGAGTGTTTCGAACTGATCGAGCACGGCATGCTGCACGGCCCATGGGTTCTGGGCACGGCCTATTCGGTCGCCGATCCCTATCTTTTCGTCATGTCCGGATGGCTGGAAAGCGACGGTGTGGATATCGCCCGTTTCCCGAAAGTGCACGACCACTTCCGCCGCATGAACGACCGCCCGGCGGTGCAGCGGGCGCTTGCCGGGGAGCGGGGCTGA
- a CDS encoding asparaginase, which produces MNNSVTVEVFRGNLVESRHQGLAVVVDGDGGVLFSAGDIERGIFPRSACKAMQALPLVESGAADAYGFGNRELALACSSHSGEDAHAELAAAMLAKAGRNVDTLECGAHWSSDQKTIIHQARTMEQPTALHNNCSGKHSGFICACCHTGTDPKGYVGYDHPLQREIRATMASLTGAALGHDNCGVDGCSIPTYAVPLKGLAHGFAKMATGRGLEAQRAQASRRLIEACMAEPFYVAGTGRACTKLMQIAPGKIFAKTGAEGVFVAALPEKGIAMAVKCEDGTTRAAEAMVSALLARHFDEGSAEQQALSGMANRQMRNWNGIHVGDIRVVGL; this is translated from the coding sequence ATGAACAATTCCGTTACCGTCGAAGTCTTCAGGGGCAATCTCGTCGAAAGCCGTCACCAGGGCCTCGCCGTGGTGGTGGATGGCGATGGCGGGGTCCTGTTTTCCGCTGGCGATATCGAGCGCGGCATTTTCCCGCGTTCGGCCTGCAAGGCCATGCAGGCGCTGCCGCTGGTGGAAAGCGGTGCGGCGGATGCCTACGGTTTCGGCAACCGCGAACTTGCGCTTGCCTGTTCCTCCCATTCCGGGGAGGACGCCCACGCAGAGCTCGCCGCCGCCATGCTTGCGAAAGCGGGCCGGAATGTCGATACGCTGGAATGCGGCGCGCACTGGTCTTCGGACCAGAAGACCATCATCCATCAGGCGCGAACGATGGAGCAGCCGACGGCGCTTCACAATAACTGCTCCGGCAAACATTCCGGCTTCATCTGCGCCTGCTGCCACACCGGCACGGATCCAAAAGGCTATGTCGGTTATGACCACCCGCTGCAGCGGGAAATCCGCGCGACGATGGCAAGCCTGACAGGTGCTGCTCTCGGCCATGACAATTGCGGCGTGGATGGCTGCTCCATCCCGACCTATGCCGTGCCGCTGAAGGGGCTGGCGCATGGCTTTGCAAAAATGGCGACGGGCAGGGGGCTCGAGGCACAACGCGCGCAAGCCTCGCGCCGTCTCATCGAGGCCTGCATGGCCGAACCCTTTTACGTGGCTGGCACGGGCCGTGCCTGCACGAAGCTGATGCAGATCGCGCCGGGCAAGATTTTTGCCAAGACCGGCGCGGAAGGCGTCTTCGTTGCCGCCCTGCCGGAAAAGGGCATCGCCATGGCGGTGAAATGCGAAGACGGCACGACGCGTGCGGCGGAGGCCATGGTCTCGGCATTGCTCGCCCGCCATTTTGATGAAGGCAGTGCCGAGCAGCAGGCGCTGAGCGGCATGGCGAACCGGCAGATGCGCAACTGGAACGGCATCCATGTCGGCGATATCAGGGTCGTCGGTCTCTAA
- a CDS encoding DUF3750 domain-containing protein, whose protein sequence is MKFAKRLLLAIAVIYLLPALASAGLWAMKDHPRGWSAARWSSSGMLPPASSDGQAAVYVFSAMTGGFKGSVASHAWVVLKKPDATSYDRYDKVGWGTPIRHNGYAADAYWYSNMPRQVVAIHGAEAEKLIPKIEKAIADYPYGKPGGYRIYPGPNSNTFVAHVLRSVPELGVVLPPDAVGRDYLPDGAFYHIADDWKDASVSLGGLFGISAGARSGFEINFLGLVAGIDFARPGVKIPGLGYFGVAGIRA, encoded by the coding sequence GTGAAATTTGCTAAACGTCTGCTGCTGGCGATTGCCGTCATCTATCTGCTGCCGGCACTGGCATCGGCCGGGCTGTGGGCCATGAAGGACCATCCGCGCGGCTGGAGCGCCGCCAGATGGTCATCGTCAGGCATGCTGCCGCCCGCCTCGAGCGACGGGCAAGCCGCCGTCTACGTTTTTTCCGCCATGACCGGAGGCTTCAAGGGTTCCGTTGCCAGCCACGCCTGGGTGGTTCTGAAAAAACCTGACGCTACGAGCTATGACCGTTACGACAAGGTGGGCTGGGGCACGCCGATCCGCCACAATGGATATGCGGCGGACGCCTATTGGTATTCCAACATGCCACGCCAGGTGGTGGCCATTCACGGCGCAGAGGCGGAAAAGCTGATCCCCAAGATCGAAAAGGCGATTGCCGACTATCCCTATGGCAAGCCGGGCGGCTATCGCATCTATCCCGGCCCCAACTCCAACACCTTCGTCGCCCATGTGCTGCGCAGCGTGCCCGAACTCGGCGTCGTGCTGCCGCCGGACGCGGTCGGCCGCGACTATCTGCCGGACGGCGCATTCTACCACATCGCCGACGACTGGAAGGATGCAAGCGTTTCCCTCGGCGGGTTGTTCGGCATTTCGGCGGGTGCGCGCAGCGGCTTCGAGATCAACTTCCTCGGTCTCGTGGCCGGCATCGATTTCGCTCGGCCGGGCGTGAAGATACCGGGACTCGGTTATTTCGGGGTGGCGGGCATCAGGGCTTGA
- a CDS encoding chloride channel protein, translating to MPVDYKKLKMLRRSRVVWGSWRIWKPRAVFWVGAIAVGLISVGFAWAADRAQHLFFAATSSGKWAFLLPLIITPLGFTLCAWLAITVFPNAGGSGIPQAIAARHLRDDADRSRLLSLKLAFGKVVLTVAGLLSGASIGREGPTVQVGASIMLQAARWGGMAQAKGLILAGSAAGIAAAFNTPLAGIVFAIEEMSKTYESRANGLVLTAVILSGLASLALVGSYTYFGTSSVMAKTTMDWLLVLVCGVGGGAFGALFSAGALRLSARIRRFAQTMPLKRMLAVAAACGLASAVIGIATGGATFGTGYEQARAAIEGEAAPSFFFIEKLAATFLAMMSGIPGGIFAPSLSVGAGFGSTMAGLLGTSIGLGAIVGMAGYFAGVVQAPMTAFVIILEMTGNHEGVIPIMAASMLGYLTSRLFSREPLYHGLSRVFIAQSIRARRAAQATET from the coding sequence ATGCCCGTTGACTACAAAAAGCTGAAAATGCTCCGCCGCTCCCGTGTCGTCTGGGGTTCATGGCGGATTTGGAAGCCAAGGGCGGTTTTCTGGGTTGGGGCTATTGCCGTCGGCCTTATCAGCGTGGGTTTCGCATGGGCGGCGGACCGCGCCCAGCACCTTTTCTTCGCAGCGACGTCCTCAGGCAAATGGGCGTTTCTGCTGCCGCTCATCATCACGCCCCTCGGCTTCACCCTTTGCGCCTGGCTCGCGATCACGGTTTTCCCCAATGCCGGCGGTAGCGGCATTCCACAGGCCATCGCCGCCCGGCACCTGCGCGACGACGCGGATCGTTCGCGGCTTCTGTCGCTGAAGCTTGCTTTTGGCAAGGTTGTGCTGACGGTCGCCGGTCTATTGTCCGGAGCGTCGATTGGCCGTGAAGGACCGACCGTTCAGGTCGGGGCCTCCATCATGCTGCAGGCCGCCCGCTGGGGCGGTATGGCGCAGGCAAAGGGTCTCATCCTCGCCGGCTCGGCGGCGGGCATAGCGGCGGCCTTCAACACACCGCTGGCAGGCATCGTCTTTGCCATCGAGGAGATGAGCAAGACTTATGAATCCCGCGCCAACGGCCTTGTGCTGACAGCCGTCATCCTGTCGGGCCTCGCCTCGCTGGCTCTGGTGGGCAGCTATACCTATTTCGGCACCAGTTCGGTCATGGCGAAAACGACGATGGACTGGCTGCTGGTGCTTGTCTGCGGTGTCGGCGGTGGTGCATTCGGCGCTCTTTTCAGCGCTGGTGCTTTGCGCCTCTCTGCGCGTATCCGCCGTTTCGCCCAGACCATGCCGCTGAAGCGGATGCTCGCTGTTGCGGCAGCTTGCGGCCTTGCTTCCGCCGTCATCGGCATCGCAACAGGTGGCGCGACGTTCGGAACCGGTTACGAGCAGGCCCGTGCGGCGATAGAGGGGGAGGCTGCGCCGTCTTTCTTCTTCATCGAAAAGCTGGCGGCGACTTTCCTGGCCATGATGTCTGGCATCCCCGGCGGCATTTTCGCGCCATCGCTGTCGGTCGGTGCGGGTTTCGGCAGCACCATGGCCGGCCTGCTCGGTACAAGCATCGGCCTTGGTGCCATCGTCGGCATGGCGGGATATTTCGCTGGCGTGGTTCAGGCGCCGATGACGGCCTTTGTCATCATTCTCGAAATGACCGGCAATCATGAGGGCGTCATACCCATCATGGCCGCATCGATGCTGGGATATCTCACGTCTCGGCTTTTTTCTCGCGAACCGCTTTATCACGGCCTGTCACGGGTCTTCATCGCCCAGAGCATTCGCGCCAGACGCGCCGCTCAGGCCACTGAAACGTGA
- a CDS encoding YlcI/YnfO family protein, whose translation MKTATLPSLRVTADFREAAESVLKDGETLSSFVENSVRREVEIRKSQAEFIARGLASLEESKRTGIFYSAEEVHAELRAMLAAKKAERGQ comes from the coding sequence ATGAAAACCGCAACGTTGCCTTCACTGCGTGTTACCGCCGATTTTCGTGAAGCTGCAGAAAGTGTGCTGAAGGATGGTGAAACACTGTCGTCCTTCGTTGAAAACTCTGTAAGGCGGGAAGTTGAAATCCGTAAATCGCAGGCGGAGTTCATTGCACGTGGGCTGGCGTCACTTGAGGAATCCAAACGCACGGGGATTTTTTATTCCGCCGAAGAGGTCCATGCGGAACTGCGGGCGATGCTCGCAGCCAAGAAAGCTGAGCGCGGCCAGTGA
- a CDS encoding type II toxin-antitoxin system RelE/ParE family toxin, which translates to MTFNLRYTIVARADITRLYNFLLEKDFSTAEKAVDRIISTIEGLSEFPFATRKAPGHNAILRELIVPFGSSGYIALIQIEDAETVSILAIRHQREDDYL; encoded by the coding sequence GTGACGTTCAATCTCCGGTATACGATTGTAGCCAGAGCAGACATAACCCGGCTATATAATTTTCTACTGGAAAAGGATTTTTCGACGGCGGAAAAAGCCGTGGACCGCATTATTTCGACGATTGAGGGACTGAGCGAATTTCCTTTCGCAACGCGCAAGGCGCCGGGGCACAACGCAATCTTACGGGAACTGATCGTTCCATTCGGATCTTCCGGTTACATCGCCCTCATTCAAATCGAAGATGCGGAAACAGTCTCCATCCTCGCAATCCGCCACCAGCGCGAGGACGATTATCTTTAA
- the betA gene encoding choline dehydrogenase, which produces MQADYVIVGSGSAGSAIAYRLSEDGRYSVIVIEAGGSDFGPFIQMPAALAWPMSMKRYNWGYLSEPEPNLNNRRITAPRGKVIGGSSSINGLVYVRGHAEDFNRWEELGAHGWAYADVLPYFKRMEHSHGGEEGWRGTDGPLHVQRGPVSNPLFHAFIQAGAQAGFELTDDYNGSKQEGFGLMEQTIHNGRRWSAANAYLKPALKRGNVTLVNGFARKVVIENGRAVAVEIERKGVVETIKAGREVIVSASSFNSPKLLMLSGIGPAAHLKDMGIEVKADRPGVGANLQDHMEFYFQQVSTKPVSLYSWLPWFWQGVAGAQWLLSKGGLGASNQFEACAFLRSAPGLKQPDIQYHFLPVAISYDGKAAAKSHGFQAHVGYNLSKSRGNVTLRSADPSDEPVIRFNYMSHPEDWEKFRHCVRLTREIFGQKAFDDFRGPEIQPGESIETDDQIDAFLREHLESAYHPCGTCRMGDRNDPMAVVDPECRVIGVEGLRVADSSIFPHVTYGNLNGPSIMTGEKAADHILGKTPLPRSNQEPWVNPRAAVSDR; this is translated from the coding sequence ATGCAAGCAGATTACGTCATCGTCGGCTCCGGCTCCGCAGGGTCCGCCATCGCCTACCGCCTGTCGGAAGACGGTCGCTATTCCGTCATCGTCATCGAGGCCGGCGGTTCCGATTTCGGCCCCTTCATCCAGATGCCGGCGGCGCTCGCCTGGCCGATGAGCATGAAGCGCTACAATTGGGGTTATCTCTCCGAACCCGAGCCCAATCTCAACAATCGCCGCATCACCGCCCCTCGCGGCAAGGTCATCGGCGGCTCCTCCTCCATCAACGGCCTGGTTTACGTGCGCGGTCATGCCGAGGATTTCAACCGCTGGGAAGAACTCGGTGCGCATGGCTGGGCCTATGCGGATGTGCTGCCTTACTTCAAGCGCATGGAACACAGCCATGGCGGCGAAGAAGGCTGGCGTGGCACGGATGGGCCGCTGCATGTGCAGCGCGGGCCGGTCAGCAATCCGCTTTTCCACGCCTTCATTCAGGCGGGCGCGCAGGCGGGGTTTGAACTGACCGATGACTATAACGGCTCCAAACAGGAAGGCTTTGGCCTGATGGAGCAGACCATTCACAATGGCCGCCGCTGGTCTGCTGCGAACGCCTATCTGAAACCGGCGCTGAAACGCGGCAATGTCACGCTGGTCAACGGTTTCGCCCGCAAGGTGGTCATCGAAAACGGTCGCGCCGTCGCTGTCGAAATCGAGCGCAAGGGTGTGGTGGAGACCATCAAGGCGGGTCGCGAGGTCATCGTTTCGGCTTCCTCCTTCAATTCGCCGAAGCTGCTGATGCTCTCGGGCATCGGCCCTGCCGCGCATCTCAAAGACATGGGCATTGAGGTGAAGGCGGATCGCCCCGGCGTCGGCGCAAATCTTCAGGACCATATGGAGTTTTATTTCCAGCAGGTGTCCACCAAGCCGGTGTCGCTTTATTCGTGGCTGCCCTGGTTCTGGCAGGGCGTGGCCGGTGCGCAATGGCTGCTGTCGAAAGGCGGCCTCGGTGCTTCCAACCAGTTCGAGGCCTGCGCCTTCCTGCGCTCCGCCCCCGGGCTCAAGCAGCCGGATATACAGTATCATTTCCTGCCCGTCGCCATTTCATACGACGGCAAGGCGGCGGCGAAAAGCCATGGTTTTCAGGCGCATGTCGGCTACAACCTGTCGAAATCACGCGGCAACGTCACGCTGCGCTCCGCCGATCCCTCAGACGAGCCCGTCATTCGCTTCAACTATATGAGCCACCCTGAAGATTGGGAAAAATTCCGCCATTGCGTGCGCCTGACCCGCGAAATCTTCGGCCAGAAGGCATTCGACGATTTTCGCGGGCCGGAAATCCAGCCGGGTGAGAGCATCGAGACGGACGACCAGATTGACGCCTTCCTGCGCGAGCATCTGGAAAGCGCCTACCATCCCTGCGGCACCTGCCGCATGGGCGACAGGAACGACCCGATGGCGGTTGTCGATCCCGAATGCCGCGTGATCGGTGTGGAGGGCCTGCGTGTTGCAGACAGCTCGATCTTCCCGCACGTGACCTATGGTAACCTGAACGGCCCGTCGATCATGACCGGCGAAAAGGCGGCGGACCACATTCTCGGCAAAACCCCGCTGCCGCGTTCCAATCAGGAGCCATGGGTAAACCCGCGCGCGGCCGTCAGCGACCGGTGA